A window from Limisphaera ngatamarikiensis encodes these proteins:
- a CDS encoding GbsR/MarR family transcriptional regulator translates to MWQTHRASPVAGAAAPTAAVESVTGAEHPRQGLTPVEREVVDLFVRLCRLLGQPASFGQIYGLLFVAPQPLTMDDLVERLGISKGSASQGLRFLHGIGAVRKVLQPGNRRAHYVAVTELRRLAARFLRERIEPRLRDSEVHLDRISTLIRTLPGTERDRVADRVRLLRSWHRNGRRLLPVIQRILGG, encoded by the coding sequence GTGTGGCAAACACACCGTGCCAGCCCGGTCGCCGGGGCCGCTGCCCCGACCGCGGCGGTTGAGTCCGTAACCGGGGCCGAGCACCCCCGCCAGGGCCTGACGCCCGTCGAGCGGGAGGTGGTGGACCTCTTCGTCCGCCTTTGCCGCCTGCTGGGTCAGCCGGCATCGTTCGGCCAGATCTACGGACTGCTCTTTGTCGCACCCCAACCGTTGACCATGGACGACCTGGTGGAGCGCCTCGGCATCAGCAAGGGCTCCGCCAGCCAGGGACTCCGATTCCTCCATGGCATCGGTGCGGTGCGCAAGGTGTTGCAGCCCGGCAACCGCCGAGCCCATTATGTGGCCGTGACCGAATTGCGGCGCCTGGCCGCCCGATTCCTCCGGGAACGAATCGAACCCAGGCTCCGCGACAGTGAGGTGCATCTGGACCGGATCAGTACCCTGATCCGAACCCTCCCCGGGACCGAGCGCGATCGCGTGGCCGACCGTGTCCGGCTGCTGCGCAGTTGGCATCGAAACGGCCGGCGCCTGTTGCCGGTGATCCAACGGATCCTGGGCGGGTGA
- the ilvB gene encoding biosynthetic-type acetolactate synthase large subunit translates to MSSQSIESQTVQTKKGELGPMMTGSEILVAALEREGVDTIFAYPGGASMEVHQALTRSRKIRVYLPRHEQGGGFAAEGYARATGRAGVVMTTSGPGATNLVTAIADAYMDSVPLVAITGQVSTHMIGRSAFQETDMFGITLPIVKHSYLVTDVNDIARVVKEAFYLAQTGRPGPVVIDLPKNVQQARTQPFFPAEVRFRGYNPCPKASDLELNEIIGLIEQSERPVLYVGGGIISANAAADLREFAERTGIPVTTTLMGIGAFPEDHPLSLRWLGMHGAAYANWAVNGEYLPRKNPNDPMVKVKDGADLLLAFGVRFDDRVTGKVEEFCKHGTIVHIDIDAAEHNKNKRAHLPVHSDIGYALRRLNAMLRERPIQKRFDAWHAQIAEWKRRAPFRYRVTEEVLKSQHMRDHLRGMESEVILPQMVIEMLYELTRGEAIITTGVGQHQMWAAQFYKYKEPRQFITSGGLGAMGFGWPAALGIKVARPDRQVIDIDGDGSFLMNAQELAMAHIEHIAAKAIILNNQHLGMVVQWEDKFYGGNRGHTYLGDPENRHQIYPDYVRMCASFNVKCERVMYKRDLRAALQRMLDADEPYVLDVVVPYTEHVLPFIPAGRTVADMIWED, encoded by the coding sequence ATGAGCAGTCAGTCGATCGAATCCCAAACGGTGCAAACCAAAAAGGGCGAACTTGGCCCCATGATGACCGGTAGCGAAATCCTGGTGGCCGCCCTCGAACGCGAAGGCGTGGACACCATCTTCGCCTACCCGGGCGGCGCCAGCATGGAGGTCCACCAGGCCCTCACCCGGTCCAGGAAGATCCGTGTCTACCTGCCCCGCCACGAACAGGGCGGCGGCTTCGCCGCGGAAGGTTACGCCCGCGCCACCGGCCGCGCCGGCGTCGTCATGACCACCAGCGGCCCCGGCGCCACCAACCTCGTCACCGCCATCGCCGATGCCTACATGGACTCCGTGCCCCTGGTCGCCATCACCGGCCAGGTCAGCACCCACATGATCGGCCGCAGCGCCTTCCAGGAAACCGACATGTTCGGCATCACCCTGCCGATCGTCAAACACAGCTACCTGGTCACCGATGTCAACGACATCGCCCGCGTGGTCAAGGAAGCCTTCTACCTCGCCCAAACCGGCCGGCCCGGCCCGGTGGTGATCGACCTGCCCAAAAACGTCCAGCAGGCCCGCACCCAGCCGTTTTTCCCGGCCGAGGTCAGGTTCCGCGGGTACAACCCCTGTCCCAAGGCCTCCGACCTCGAACTCAACGAGATCATCGGACTCATCGAACAGTCCGAACGCCCCGTGCTCTACGTGGGCGGCGGTATCATCAGCGCCAACGCGGCCGCTGACCTGCGCGAATTCGCCGAACGCACCGGGATCCCCGTCACCACCACCCTCATGGGCATCGGCGCCTTCCCCGAAGACCACCCGCTGTCCCTCCGGTGGCTCGGCATGCACGGCGCCGCCTACGCCAACTGGGCCGTCAACGGCGAATACCTCCCCCGCAAAAACCCCAACGACCCCATGGTCAAGGTCAAGGACGGCGCCGACCTCCTCCTGGCCTTCGGCGTGCGCTTCGACGACCGCGTCACCGGCAAGGTCGAGGAGTTCTGTAAACACGGCACCATCGTCCACATCGACATCGACGCCGCCGAACACAACAAAAACAAACGGGCCCACCTGCCCGTCCACAGCGATATCGGCTACGCCCTGCGCCGGCTCAACGCCATGTTGCGCGAACGGCCCATCCAAAAACGGTTCGACGCCTGGCACGCCCAGATCGCCGAATGGAAACGCCGCGCGCCGTTCCGTTACCGCGTCACCGAGGAGGTCCTCAAATCCCAGCACATGCGGGATCACCTCCGCGGCATGGAAAGCGAGGTCATCCTGCCCCAAATGGTCATCGAAATGCTCTACGAACTCACCCGGGGCGAGGCCATCATCACCACCGGCGTCGGCCAGCACCAGATGTGGGCCGCCCAGTTCTACAAATACAAGGAACCCCGCCAATTCATCACCAGCGGCGGCCTCGGTGCCATGGGCTTCGGCTGGCCCGCCGCCCTCGGCATCAAAGTGGCCCGACCCGACCGCCAGGTGATCGACATCGACGGCGACGGGTCCTTCCTCATGAACGCCCAGGAACTGGCCATGGCCCACATCGAACACATCGCCGCCAAGGCCATCATCCTCAACAACCAGCACCTCGGCATGGTCGTGCAGTGGGAGGACAAATTCTACGGCGGCAACCGCGGACACACCTACCTCGGTGACCCCGAAAACCGTCACCAAATCTACCCCGACTACGTCCGCATGTGCGCCAGCTTCAACGTCAAATGCGAACGCGTGATGTACAAACGCGACCTGCGCGCCGCACTCCAGCGCATGCTCGACGCCGACGAACCCTACGTGCTCGACGTGGTTGTCCCCTACACCGAGCATGTGCTACCTTTCATACCGGCAGGCCGTACGGTCGCCGACATGATCTGGGAAGACTGA
- a CDS encoding DUF6036 family nucleotidyltransferase, whose product MRAETDRAKLEALMTALGRAVHGPGRIYLAGGATAVWYGWRQTTVDVDLKPDPEPPGLFEALAELKERLDLNIELAAPDQFLPALPGWRDRSLWIAQHGPIQFYHYDPYAQALAKLHRRHERDLRDLEAMRSRGWIQPDRLRELFQQIEPDLIRHPGIDAPTLRRIVHEYCNRAAG is encoded by the coding sequence ATGCGGGCCGAAACCGATCGCGCCAAACTTGAAGCCCTGATGACCGCCCTCGGCCGCGCCGTGCACGGTCCGGGTCGGATCTACCTCGCCGGCGGCGCCACCGCCGTCTGGTACGGCTGGCGCCAAACCACGGTGGATGTGGACCTAAAACCCGACCCTGAACCCCCGGGATTGTTCGAAGCACTGGCCGAGCTGAAGGAGCGGCTCGACCTGAATATCGAACTGGCCGCGCCCGACCAGTTCCTGCCGGCCCTGCCCGGCTGGCGCGACCGATCCCTCTGGATCGCTCAACACGGTCCGATCCAGTTCTACCATTACGACCCCTACGCCCAGGCACTGGCCAAGCTGCATCGCCGTCACGAGCGGGACCTGCGCGACCTCGAAGCCATGCGCAGCCGGGGCTGGATTCAACCCGACCGGCTCCGGGAGCTGTTCCAACAGATCGAACCGGACCTGATCCGGCACCCCGGGATTGACGCCCCCACCCTGCGCCGCATCGTCCATGAGTACTGCAACCGTGCAGCTGGATGA